In Oscillatoria sp. FACHB-1407, the sequence TGTGAAGGGTATGACCACTCCTGCTACGACCCCGGTGATTGAACCTCAGACGCTTGATTTAGAGGCTCTGAACAAACAGTATGATACCGCTCATCCCAGTGAGGTGCTGGCATGGTGTGTCGCAAACCTGCCCACTGGATTGGTGCAAACGAGCGCGTTTAATGTGGATGATTTGGTGATTACAGACATCCTGTATCGTCAACTCAAGCCTGCTAATCCGGTTCCTGTGATGTTTCTGGATACGCTTTACCACTTCCCTCAGACGTTGGAACTGGTGGCAAAAGCCAAGGATCTCTACAACTTGAATCTGCAAACCTACAAGATTCCTGATGTCGATAGCCGCGAAGCGTTTCAAGCCAAGTACGGCGATGCCCTGTGGGAAACTGATGTGGCTCAGTTTCACCACCTGACCAAGATTGAACCATTGCAACGGGGTCTACAGGAGTTGGGGGCGATCGCCTGGATTACGGGTCGTCGTCGGGATCAAGCCGTGACTCGTGCTGATATGCCCGTATTTGAGCTAGACGGCAACCAACGCCTGAAAGTGAATCCCCTCGCTGCCTGGACTCGCAAACAATCCTGGGCATATGTGGCAGAGCACAACATGATCTACAATCC encodes:
- the cysH gene encoding phosphoadenosine phosphosulfate reductase; this translates as MTTPATTPVIEPQTLDLEALNKQYDTAHPSEVLAWCVANLPTGLVQTSAFNVDDLVITDILYRQLKPANPVPVMFLDTLYHFPQTLELVAKAKDLYNLNLQTYKIPDVDSREAFQAKYGDALWETDVAQFHHLTKIEPLQRGLQELGAIAWITGRRRDQAVTRADMPVFELDGNQRLKVNPLAAWTRKQSWAYVAEHNMIYNPLHDQGYASIGDEPLTTPIAEGEDERAGRWRGMGKTECGIHI